In Mytilus edulis chromosome 7, xbMytEdul2.2, whole genome shotgun sequence, a single genomic region encodes these proteins:
- the LOC139481209 gene encoding GPI mannosyltransferase 2-like, whose protein sequence is MDAPMNEKLLKYSLHSRLLVSTLQVVFNILIPDHNADVFNPPYDQSKDNPLDTCVHYILGGFIRWDGVYFLHVAEHGYIYENSLAFFPLFPWCVRILANSVCLPMQFVMQYRTVLIVSGFIFNYYIFLKTTNVLYRLSKSILKSKSLAYKAALLFCFNPASIFMSAFYSEILFAYLTFYSMLKFEERKRNHSMMLSSLSCLSRSNGLLTAGFELHKRCQNIVIHLLCSKKDFISKISLCLTEILKVVIYLILFLLPFLIYQFYISDLFCNQSGKWKIPEFLIQYGRQRSYNLVNETDFDWCKNRIPFAYSHVQNTHWNVGFLRYYEFRQIPNFILALPVSVLSVSSVIYYYRQNRWRCLTLGLIPEKDIKDSEKNEFMNKRMLPYIAYLLFITVFGWFFIHIQVLTRMVFSSSPVVYWYAAIVISTDHHAKHIKTSYKKHSKYFKICDISDLCIFDVRNGYTQSKMIVLYFLGYFVIGIFMFSNFLPWT, encoded by the exons ATGGACGCCCCCATgaatgaaaaacttttaaaatattctttGCATTCAAGATTACTGGTTTCTACTTTGCAG gtTGTGTTTAACATCTTGATACCAGATCACAATGCTGATGTGTTTAATCCACCATATGACCAATCTAAGGACAATCCACTGGATACATGTGTTCACTATATATTAGGTGGATTCATCAGATGGGATGGTGTATATTTCCTCCATGTAGCTGAACATGGatatatttatgaaaacagtttagCCTTTTTCCCGTTATTTCCATGGTGTGTCAGAATATTAGCCAATAGTGTATGTTTGCCAATGCAATTTGTGATGCAGTATAGAACAGTACTTATAGTATCAGGGTTTATTTTCAACtattatattttcttaaaaaccACAAATGTTTTGTATAGACTGAGTAAAAGTATTTTGAAGTCTAAATCTTTAGCATATAAGGCTGCATTGTTATTTTGTTTCAATCCAGCCAGTATTTTCATGTCTGCGTTTTATTCAGAAATATTGTTTGCATATTTGACTTTTTAttcaatgttgaaatttgaagaaagaaaaagaaatcatTCCATGATGTTATCAAGTTTAAGTTGTCTTTCACGTTCTAATGGATTACTGACTGCTGGCTTTGAACTTCATAAAAGGTGTCAGAATATTGTGATAcatttattgtgtagtaagaaaGACTTCATCAGCAAAATTTCACTCTGTTTAACAGAGATTTTGAAAGTTGtgatatatttaatattatttttattaccttttctTATTTACCAGTTTTACATAAGTGATTTGTTTTGCAATCAAAGTGGAAAGTGGAAAATACCAGAATTCCTCATTCAGTATGGAAGACAAAGGAGCTACAACTTAGTAAATGAAACAGATTTTGATTGGTGCAAAAATAGAATACCGTTTGCATACAGTCATGTGCAGAATACTCATTGGAATGTTGGATTTTTGAGATACTATGAGTTCAGAcaaattcccaattttattctTGCTTTACCTGTGAGTGTTTTGTCTGTCTCATctgttatatattattatagaCAGAATAGATGGAGATGTCTGACATTAGGATTGATACCTGAAAAGGACATAAAAGACTCAGAGAAAAATGAATTTATGAACAAAAGAATGTTGCCATATATTGCATACTTATTGTTCATTACTGTATTTGGATGGTTTTTTATACATATTCAG gtATTAACCAGAATGGTGTTTTCTTCGTCACCTGTGGTTTACTGGTATGCAGCAATAGTCATTTCAACAGATCATCATGCAAAACATATTAAAACTAGTTATAAGAAACATTCAAAGTATTTTAAAATCTGTGATATCAGTGATCTTTGTATTTTTGACGTTAGAAATGGTTATACACAGtcaaaaatgattgttttatatttCCTAGGATATTTTGTAATAGGAATTTTTATGTTTTCCAACTTTCTTCCATGGACATAA
- the LOC139481210 gene encoding transcriptional adapter 3-B-like, which translates to MKGKGKGISDQDCPLLFPDLEPVDHETKCPKYTAILARPEEEGIVVEELDQIQIDVETLLAAVGLRLKQLEEEKSTLNNWQDKKDGKLVKNQQPETPPPSLKRGKTADEKPSKKFKSQGPDVSGKGAHATPPGKPKGKIAQVRSELEFAADSPEILPRLHKNDVVNKFWQSVEPYCSDITNEDIKVLEDLLRSHDNDDDYFRIPPLGKHYTEKWAEEDILEEQRDGAKMNSKTRNTNNNHYNNTEDSTTLLKKAEQNNIDESPFGPLTQRLVSALIEENIMTSIDDVMTDVNGGSEAPAISPKALAKQLNIGNPSHLEKRIKRELEEQGLLDSEDKVDDDPDDEILMELKQKQQELKTLCQHNISMTKNMLDKAKEEMKKQDLKKKLAAADSEILEAYRKVQLAKQKKKTPTKKERDSVWKALKDRENMVKVIEGSEK; encoded by the exons ATGAAAGGCAAAGGGAAGGGAATATCTGACCAAGATTGCCCTCTTCTGTTTCCTGACCTTGAGCCAGTAGATCATGaaacaaaatgtccaaaatataCAGCTA TTTTAGCTAGACCAGAAGAAGAAGGTATAGTTGTAGAAGAACTAGACCAGATACAAATTGATGTAGAGACTTTGTTAGCTGCTGTGGGATTACGTCTAAAACAACTAGAGGAAGAGAAAAGCACACTTAATAATTGGCAGGATAAAAAAGATGGAAAACTTGTTAAAAAT CAACAGCCAGAAACCCCTCCACCATCCTTGAAGAGAGGTAAAACTGCAGATGAAAAACCCAGTAAGAAATTTAAAAGTCAGGGACCAGATGTATCTGGTAAAGGAGCACATGCAACACCTCCAGGCAAACCAAAAGGCAAAATAGCACAG GTGAGATCAGAACTAGAATTTGCAGCTGATTCTCCTGAAATCTTACCAAGACTACATAAAAATGATGTTGTAAATAAGTTCTGGCAGTCTGTAGAGCCTTACTGTTCTGATATTACCAATGAAGACATCAAAGTTCTGGAAGATCTTCTCAGGTCACATGACAATGATGATGATTACTTTAGAATACCACCACTTGGCAAACATTATACAGAGAAGTGGGCAGAGGAAGATATACTAGAAGAACAGAGGGATG gTGCTAAAATGAATAGCAAAACAAGAAATACAAACAATAATCATTATAACAATACAGAAGACAGTACAACATTACTGAAAAAAGCAGAACAGAA CAATATAGATGAATCCCCTTTTGGACCTCTGACACAGAGACTAGTATCAGCCCTCATTGAGGAGAACATTATGACCTCTATTGACGATGTTATGACAGATGTAAATGGTGGATCAGAGGCACCAGCTATATCACCAAAGGCTCTAGCAAAGCAATTAAATATTG GTAATCCCAGTCATTTGGAGAAGAGAATCAAAAGAGAGCTGGAAGAACAGGGTCTATTAGATAGTGAAGATAAAGTCGATGATGACCCAGATGATGAGATTCTAATGgaactaaaacaaaaacaacaagaaCTTAAAACTTTATGTCAACATAATATTAGTATGACAAAAAATATGTTAGATAAAGCAAAGGAGGAAATGAAGAAACAGGACTTGAAGAAAAAACTAGCTGCAGCAGACTCAGAg attcTAGAAGCATATAGAAAAGTGCAATTAGCTAAACAGAAGAAGAAGACTCCAACAAAGAAAGAAAGAGATTCTGTTTGGAAAGCACTGAAGGACAGAGAAAATATGGTTAAAGTGATTGAAGGGTCTGAGAAGTGA